From Trichoderma atroviride chromosome 1, complete sequence, one genomic window encodes:
- a CDS encoding uncharacterized protein (EggNog:ENOG41), whose translation MLLLHQTGSVKIGEVVRYTVTYKPSQDRILPSPEKLYVRIRNTSNIALRAAFVHGPYTLSVATYPAKFNPNERFPNPRRYGVPEFEPMLKAGGSWEAQLVVPEDVRQMAGTGGSNTVFGNGPEHDFESASWVIEISSQVIFSTSAAVGYELLVAREQKSLSLGSSVPVVGGQAQVPQPGKLTDHQQSIGAKDGHHPGQPRGVFSKAIHVKVEDTATLWNTPRLPAWDDAGDKRAEDRPTADQPVESMVKTGDPETKEEGEPSPRKPKKVHLVILTHGLHSNLGADMLFMKESIDAAAKQAKIDAKARRAKKRAEDEAASDKKAQDGSSSTGSEDDEEDEGEEVIVRGYSGNATKTEKGIKYLGKRLARYVLSMTYPDQPFLPIGKGAMEGFTHGLGEQKAHDLVQAHKHSTVNKAADADGASEASKYRRPYKVTSISFIAHSLGGLVQTYAIAYIQKHSPQFFDLIKPINFIALATPFLGLSNENPLYVKFALDFGLVGRTGQDLGLTWRAPTIARSGWGAIVSNLGESAHKKVYGESQPESKPLLRILPSGPAHTALKKFRNRTVYSNVVNDGIVPLRTSCLLFLDWQGLGRVGKARRDAGLVETVVGFGWAELTGANMGSSRQKLQMLPDDDDAESGTTTPNANGNGNGNGNNNENENENDSHQVPQPSNDALAEDDRASLRSVPAVFADEPLESPGENILHTPLTGFFNLFRSNDPPKEHPTSEKQKKILRRSQTLKAMGDGPSTPGSSASSDMSRRIGKATSGNELEDDAEGLRAPPRTTFFESAGDVLNPKIPDVEWLVDPSKRPRTIFHDRVYHPTDIPPPPLKKRTSALSKMKIKSSSSSLFGPLSPGGSGASTPHTGIAHEDSMASTKDYDDTANTGPDKQPNEIVDGSNMRVEEKISRGYHRDLSWRKVLVKLEPDAHNNIFVRRMFANAYGWPVVKHLVDAHFSDSAVARLRTEDEYMGERALDINQPPWSRRRGDHHGVHETSPWDCPGAGECKRGTRST comes from the coding sequence atgctgctcctccaccagACCGGCAGCGTCAAAATCGGCGAGGTCGTCCGCTACACCGTCACCTACAAGCCCTCGCAAGATCGCATCCTCCCCTCGCCAGAGAAGCTCTATGTACGGATACGCAACACCTCCAACATCGCCCTGCGAGCGGCCTTTGTCCACGGCCCATACACGCTGAGCGTGGCGACATACCCCGCCAAGTTCAACCCAAACGAAAGATTTCCCAACCCCCGCCGCTATGGCGTCCCCGAATTCGAGCCCATGCTCAAGGCTGGAGGCTCTTGGGAGGCCCAGCTGGTTGTGCCGGAAGATGTGCGGCAGATGGCAGGCACTGGAGGCAGTAACACGGTGTTTGGCAACGGCCCGGAGCACGACTTTGAAAGCGCGAGCTGGGTGATTGAGATCTCGTCGCAGGTCATCTTCTCTACATCCGCGGCAGTTGGGTACGAGCTTTTGGTGGCGAGAGAGCAGAAGTCACTAAGTCTCGGCTCCTCTGTTCCGGTCGTTGGTGGCCAAGCTCAGGTTCCGCAGCCTGGAAAGCTGACGGACCATCAGCAGAGCATTGGGGCCAAGGACGGGCACCACCCGGGCCAGCCTCGAGGTGTCTTCTCAAAAGCTATACATGTCAAAGTGGAGGATACGGCAACGCTGTGGAACACACCCCGGCTACCGGCATGGGATGATGCAGGCGATAAGAGGGCGGAAGACCGACCTACCGCCGATCAGCCCGTCGAGAGCATGGTGAAGACTGGCGATCCAGAGACCAAAGAGGAAGGGGAACCGTCTCCACGAAAGCCGAAGAAGGTTCACCTTGTCATTTTAACGCATGGTTTACACAGCAATCTAGGCGCCGACATGTTGTTTATGAAGGAGAGCATTGATGCCGCTGCAAAGCAAGCCAAGATTGATGCAAAAGCTAGGCGGGCAAAGAAGCGAGCAGAGGACGAGGCCGCCTCCGACAAAAAGGCGCAAGATGGATCTTCATCAACAGGAagtgaagacgacgaggaagacgaaggcGAAGAAGTCATTGTGCGAGGATACTCGGGGAATGCAACAAAGACAGAGAAGGGTATCAAATACCTTGGGAAAAGACTGGCCAGATACGTTCTCTCCATGACGTACCCGGATCAGCCTTTCTTGCCAATAGGAAAAGGTGCCATGGAAGGGTTTACACACGGATTGGGCGAACAGAAAGCGCACGACCTGGTACAGGCTCACAAGCATAGCACCGTTAACAAGGCAGCCGATGCCGATGGGGCCAGCGAGGCCAGCAAGTATCGAAGGCCTTATAAAGTCACAAGCATCAGTTTTATCGCACACTCACTGGGTGGGCTGGTCCAAACCTATGCCATTGCATACATACAAAAACACTCGCCTCAATTTTTCGATCTCATCAAACCTATTAATTTTATTGCACTAGCCACGCCCTTTCTGGGCTTGAGCAACGAGAACCCTCTCTACGTCAAGTTTGCTCTGGATTTTGGCCTCGTGGGcaggacaggacaggacTTGGGTCTGACGTGGAGAGCACCGACGATTGCGCGCAGTGGCTGGGGTGCTATTGTAAGCAATTTGGGCGAATCCGCCCACAAGAAGGTCTATGGAGAATCTCAGCCCGAATCCAAGCCCTTGCTGCGAATCTTGCCTTCAGGACCTGCTCATACCGCACTTAAGAAGTTTCGAAACAGAACAGTCTACTCCAACGTGGTCAACGACGGTATCGTTCCACTGCGCACAAGCTGCCTGCTATTTCTGGATTGGCAAGGTCTCGGACGAGTTGGCAAAGCAAGACGAGATGCTGGCCTTGTAGAGACAGTGGTGGGCTTTGGTTGGGCAGAGCTAACAGGGGCCAATATGGGATCATCGCGGCAGAAATTACAGATGCTTcccgacgatgatgacgcaGAATCAGGGACCACAACTCCCAATGCAaatggcaacggcaacggcaacggcaacaacaatgaaaatgaaaatgaaaatgacaGCCATCAGGTTCCGCAGCCATCTAATGATGCTCTCGCTGAAGACGACCGGGCCAGTCTCCGCTCTGTCCCGGCGGTATTTGCAGATGAGCCACTCGAAAGCCCAGGCGAGAATATCCTTCACACTCCGCTCACCGGAtttttcaatctcttcagAAGCAACGACCCTCCAAAAGAGCATCCTACTTCtgagaaacagaagaagattctACGCAGGAGTCAAACGCTGAAAGCCATGGGAGATGGCCCCAGCACTCCGGGCAGCTCTGCTTCCTCGGATATGAGCAGACGGATAGGCAAAGCAACGTCAGGTAACGAATTGGAGGACGATGCCGAAGGCCTAAGGGCGCCTCCTAGAACCACCTTTTTCGAATCTGCGGGCGACGTTTTGAATCCTAAAATCCCTGATGTAGAGTGGCTCGTTGATCCATCAAAGCGGCCGCGGACCATTTTCCATGATCGAGTTTATCATCCCACAGATAttcctccgccgccgttgaAGAAGCGAACTTCAGCATTAAGTAAGATGAAAATCaagtcttcgtcatcgtcactaTTTGGACCGCTATCGCCAGGCGGTAGTGGTGCTTCGACACCACATACGGGCATAGCCCACGAAGACTCGATGGCGTCTACAAAGGACTACGACGACACTGCAAACACGGGCCCTGATAAGCAACCTAATGAGATTGTTGATGGCTCAAACATGCGTGTTGAGGAAAAGATTTCCCGCGGATACCATCGAGACTTGTCTTGGCG
- a CDS encoding uncharacterized protein (EggNog:ENOG41), producing the protein MATAAGNVPVADLILQQPSVEDWQRDTDDALRNDLKASDLDPGVLDLELLKLTTYPKRSKQAPAPGIPDESFHRPGGNFRQNPESPEGPEPLKGFLGTPYRGRSYHFEPPKKTAPPKKGLGWQRPGQFHSFPGEEEEGDEDDEDEDDNKQGEDDKDDDASMEQILALVTQLYGRVERSYNAYLDVVEVEPTWPRLLNLDQTSEMFEWATQVPDGKGGFMEYPPHLKVIPNEDDVGLLKIFDKLGLLETQWIISPFIPDSWWGDIIEKGAEWVIKRIRQKTGDVTAWANQDPNFKALESYNESHRKTATDVSEGRNLGLLGDWYSDRRFAEQAFTGTNPTTLVNIAKTPGNLLQEFIDAAERLGYKEWHQKLTKAQSKPESLFVQDHRYFREAFGAAPDEELKHQELGAELNWACAAVTLFELHEDGRLHPAAIVIDYKVSMKDSVTIFNNRLEPRDPVGGGAAIPEEESDWPWRYAKSCAQVSDWMRHEVGVHLTRAHFIEEAVIVATRRTIRMDSIIHTILAPHWYKTLSLNASARTILVPQVIKDLVGISPEYLQKYVLYEFENFDFVKHYVPNDLEERGFPNTAEGLAAPKYKNYAYAKNMVSMWAVIRKYVSAMLLTTYKQETADAEISNDTHIQNWVKELRTNGRIKSFPDIKTLDALTDALTMCIHIAAPFHTAVNYLQNFYQAFVPAKPPAVCQKLPASLEELKSYTEPELINALPIGRERQWLLAVQVPWLLSFKVADERSLIKFAYSQSRNYRSGFGKKARAIRTISGQLHDDLNKLGPEFVLTSQGMDKGSIPYMVLDPNVTAVSILI; encoded by the exons ATGGCTACTGCTGCCGGCAATGTCCCAGTTGCGGATCTCATCCTTCAACAGCCCTCCGTCGAGGATTGGCAGCGAGACACTGATGATGCTCTAAGAAACGACCTCAAGGCCAGCGATCTTGATCCTGGTGTTTTGgaccttgagcttctcaagTTGACCACGTACCCCAAGAGATCCAAAcaggcaccagcaccaggaATACCTGATGAGTCTTTCCACCGCCCAGGCGGCAACTTCCGCCAGAATCCTGAGTCTCCCGAGGGTCCTGAACCTCTCAAGGGCTTTCTGGGAACCCCTTACAGAGGCAGATCGTATCATTTTGAGCCTCCAAAGAAGACCGCCCCTCCAAAGAAGGGCCTCGGTTGGCAGCGTCCTGGGCAGTTTCATTCTTTTCccggagaagaggaagaaggagatgaagacgatgaagacgaagacgacaaCAAACAGGGTGAAGATGacaaagacgacgatgctTCAATGGAGCAGATCCTAGCTCTTGTGACACAGCTCTATGGCCGAGTTGAGCGAAG CTACAACGCCTATCTGGACGTCGTTGAGGTTGAACCAACTTGGCCTCGGTTGCTTAATCTCGACCAAACCTCGGAAATGTTTGAATGGGCTACACAAGTACCAGATGGTAAAGGCGGTTTCATGGAGTACCCCCCTCATCTGAAAGTCATCCCGAATGAAGATGACGTCGGTCTGCTCAAGATCTTTGACAAGCTCGGATTGCTGGAGACGCAATGGATCATCAGCCCCTTCATCCCCGATTCTTGGTGGGGAGACATTATCGAAAAAGGCGCCGAATGGGTCATTAAGAGAATCAGACAAAAGACGGGAGACGTCACCGCCTGGGCCAACCAGGACCCAAACTTCAAGGCTCTCGAGTCCTACAACGAGTCGCATCGCAAGACGGCGACGGATGTGTCCGAGGGTAGAAACCTGGGTCTGCTTGGCGACTGGTACAGTGACCGTCGCTTTGCTGAGCAGGCTTTCACCGGCACAAACCCAACGACGCTGGTGAATATCGCAAAGACGCCTGGGAACCTGTTGCAGGAATTTATCGATGCTGCTGAGCGCCTTGGATACAAGGAGTGGCATCAGAAATTGACCAAGGCCCAGTCTAAGCCAGAGTCGCTCTTTGTTCAGGACCATCGCTATTTCCGCGAGGCTTTTGGCGCGGCACCAGACGAGGAGTTGAAACATCAAGAACTTGGGGCTGAACTCAACTGGGCTTGTGCGGCTGTGACGCTCTTTGAGCTTCATGAAGACGGAAGACTGCATCCTGCCGCCATTGTGATTGACTACAAAGTCAGCATGAAGGATTCAGTCACCATATTCAACAACAGACTGGAGCCCCGCGATCctgttggaggaggagccgCCATCCCCGAGGAGGAGAGCGACTGGCCATGGCGATACGCAAAGTCCTGCGCCCAAGTCTCGGACTGGATGCGCCATGAAGTGGGCGTCCATCTGACTCGCGCGCACTTCATCGAGGAAGCCGTCATTGTGGCAACGCGCCGCACGATCCGCATGGACAGCATCATCCACACCATCCTGGCGCCTCACTGGTACAAGACGCTGTCTCTCAACGCATCCGCACGAACCATTCTCGTCCCGCAGGTGATCAAGGACTTGGTCGGCATCAGCCCAGAGTACCTCCAAAAGTACGTGCTCTACGAGTTTGAAAACTTTGACTTTGTCAAGCATTACGTGCCCAATGACCTCGAGGAGCGAGGCTTCCCCAACACTGCTGAAGGTCTGGCCGCTCCAAAATACAAAAACTACGCCTATGCGAAGAACATGGTTTCCATGTGGGCGGTCATTCGCAAATACGTGTCAGCCATGCTCTTGACCACGTACAAGCAGGAGACCGCCGATGCAGAGATATCCAACGACACTCACATTCAAAACTGGGTCAAGGAACTTCGAACCAACGGCAGAATCAAGTCTTTCCCCGACATCAAGACTCTGGATGCCCTCACCGATGCCCTCACCATGTGCATCCACATTGCCGCGCCGTTCCACACAGCCGTCAACTATCTGCAAAACTTCTACCAAGCCTTTGTGCCGGCCAAGCCTCCCGCCGTCTGCCAAAAGCTGCCAGCATCCTTGGAAGAACTGAAGTCGTACACTGAACCAGAACTCATTAATGCTCTCCCCATTGGTCGCGAGCGACAATGGCTTCTGGCCGTACAAGTGCCTTGGCTGCTCAGCTTCAAGGTCGCAGATGAGCGCAGCTTGATCAAGTTTGCTTATTCGCAATCGCGAAACTATCGCAGTGGCTTCGGTAAGAAGGCCAGGGCTATTCGCACAATTAGCGGTCAATTGCATGACGATCTCAACAAGTTGGGACCGGAATTCGTCCTTACAAGCCAGGGGATGGACAAGGGAAGCATTCCCTACATGGTCTTGGATCCAAACGTCACGGCTGTTTCTATCCTTATTTAA
- a CDS encoding uncharacterized protein (EggNog:ENOG41), producing the protein MSRLIRPPRRESPPTISVEDLCEKCRQLPWDTVRVHPSPGEYALIDHHKTLGELRNSAKAGCRTCQIFWLYIIAETKAKGDDDFELKFAYQGGFDRVQIIIEDSSQSFTRGKRERIPEYISMGRSQFALGNQARRDSGEIQFSGGQESMSSPNHTVGETSTTNKKFVAGIEVYSDKIVRRAIYSSRYDNLDLENIMQNIVNPWVDDCVKTHDGCREVQQLGFESCTPTRLIDVGTTHENTVKLVDSGGLSKPRYLIFSYCWGASNDRSKTTRANIEQRRESILIAALPESIRDAIAVTKLMGVRYLWVDAICIIQEDKENNDGFLDDWNIEAAKMASYYSNALCCISNLSAADSSEGFLRVEKAGLRQEDRQRTFTQRIGVEHFDYVRYSFDNTTATMSIHMPRRVESWPEQWEGSPLMRRAWALQEWILSRRILHCTKVGMFMECGRGVCQPNDPFPKPVAAWHQTRDNELSSILKESSKAQIGGLWMKLVTFYSKMNLTDPTDRLVAIDGIARLICAKYNIGYFAGVLSSHVAQMLLWKRVDPKGEVDSDNIFQLMIEKVQLFPSWSWSSKPNVEFPKFEKCTSSVRCIDSSCFVLSDKVGNYADPSSRLFPLRGPILPFTVTYYPEFLFGGTNFFLDRNSPLWRGNPITIYMDSTKERTKLENIATDREKKLLPQWRLLVCMTNVIEGPLVSDIYKDLYWGLIVENLKDIGTNAYRRIGYFEVTAYAWGPERPDLNLEEWMTDINLY; encoded by the exons ATGTCGCGGCTCATCAGGCCTCCCCGGAGGGAATCTCCACCTACAATCTCCGTTGAAGACCTGTGTGAAAAATGTCGCCAATTGCCATGGGACACCGTCCGAGTGCATCCCAGCCCTGGAGAATATGCTCTAATCGATCATCACAAAACCTTAGGCGAGCTTCGAAACTCAGCAAAGGCTGGATGCCGTACATGCCAGATATTTTGGCTATATATCATAGCCGAAACTAAAGCGAAGGGGGACGATGATTTTGAACTAAAATTTGCGTACCAAGGCGGATTTGATCGTGTTCAGATAATTATTGAAGACTCGTCGCAGAGCTTCACGCGCGGGAAACGTGAGAGGATACCGGAATACATAAGCATGGGGCGCTCCCAGTTCGCCCTGGGCAACCAAGCTAGGAGAGACTCTGGAGAGATCCAATTCTCGGGGGGTCAGGAGTCCATGTCGAGCCCAAACCACACGGTCGGTGAAACATCTACGACAAATAAGAAATTCGTGGCGGGTATTGAAGTGTATTCTGATAAAATTGTTCGCCGGGCAATATATTCCAGTCGTT ATGACAATTTGGATTTGGAGAATATTATGCAAAACATTGTTAATCCGTGGGTGGATGACTGCGTCAAAACCCACGATGGATGCCGAGAGGTGCAACAGCTGGGTTTTGAAAGTTGCACCCCGACTCGGTTGATAGACGTTGGTACAACACACGAAAATACTGTCAAGCTTGTTGATTCGGGTGGACTATCAAAGCCACGATATTTGATATTCAGTTACTGCTGGGGGGCATCCAACGATCGATCAAAGACAACACGAGCCAATATAGAGCAAAGGAGAGAATCAATCCTAATAGCAGCACTCCCTGAATCAATCCGCGATGCCATTGCTGTCACAAAGCTTATGGGAGTGCGATATCTCTGGGTTGACGCCATATGCATTATTCAGGAAGATAAAGAGAATAACGATGGTTTTCTTGACGACTGGAAcatcgaagccgccaaaaTGGCGAGTTATTATTCCAACGCACTGTGCTGCATATCAAATTTGAGCGCCGCAGACAGCTCGGAGGGCTTCTTGCGAGTAGAAAAAGCAGGGCTTCGGCAAGAGGATCGACAAAGAACATTTACACAACGCATTGGAGTAGAACACTTCGACTACGTGCGTTACTCATTTGAtaatactactgctactatgaGTATCCACATGCCAAGACGCGTAGAAAGCTGGCCTGAACAATGGGAAGGCTCTCCGTTGATGCGCCGAGCTTGGGCACTTCAAGAATGGATTCTTTCTCGTCGGATTTTACATTGCACCAAAGTCGGAATGTTTATGGAATGTGGCAGAGGCGTATGCCAACCCAATGACCCTTTCCCGAAGCCCGTGGCAGCCTGGCATCAGACTCGGGATAATGAATTAAGTAGTATCTTGAAAGAATCTTCCAAAGCTCAAATTGGCGGGTTGTGGATGAAGCTGGTCACTTTCTATTCTAAAATGAATCTTACGGACCCCACGGACCGCCTTGTTGCCATTGATGGAATTGCTCGGCTTATTTGCGCGAAATACAACATCGGATACTTTGCTGGCGTTCTTAGTTCTCACGTTGCCCAAATGCTGCTCTGGAAAAGGGTCGACCCAAAGGGCGAAGTAGACTCAGATAATATTTTCCAGTTGATGATAGAAAAGGTGCAACTTTTCCCTAGCTGGTCGTGGTCTTCCAAACCGAATGTTGAGTTTCCAAAGTTTGAGAAGTGTACATCTTCCGTTAGATGTATCGACAGTAGTTGCTTTGTCCTGTCCGACAAGGTGGGAAATTATGCCGACCCTTCTTCGCGTCTATTTCCATTGCGAGGCCCTATTTTGCCCTTTACTGTTACTTATTATCCTGAATTTCTTTTTGGTGGCAccaatttctttttagacCGCAATAGTCCTTTGTGGAGAGGAAATCCTATCACCATTTACATGGACTCTACGAAGGAACGCACCAAGCTGGAAAATATCGCCACagacagagagaaaaaactCTTACCACAATGGAGACTCTTAGTTTGCATGACAAACGTCATAGAAGGACCCTTAGTTTCTGATATCTACAAGGATTTATACTGGGGATTAATTGTAGAAAACCTAAAAGATATTGGCACTAATGCATATCGACGGATAGGGTATTTTGAAGTTACCGCTTATGCTTGGGGTCCTGAAAGACCAGATCTCAACTTAGAGGAGTGGATGACTGATATCAACCTGTATTAG
- a CDS encoding uncharacterized protein (EggNog:ENOG41), with protein sequence MRLNSGQDTGAATAKSGRRKLRPGEPSEWSQRPDDAAPPPHTRGSVQIQRRLDPTQALSKPQLTTRRREHTSSKAVDASAPGPPPATSAAAVAAAVAAGGRSNAAPWQPGLARVASETYRRPSTLHMDSYDGEDESANEQQPPRRTRRNSSPNYPRRRLMPGAYSEASTHRSPSVSSYGGNEDDGLEVEEVLPDAASRHSRRRVPSHDDYVDSSLDKDRFRKRFTPQRYYSDNEQDSDSPLSDSEAASSHTRESSRVRERSESRHKAQRYQLTHAIEGSRPEGSRPPPMSRKSSNNKLARRATSTGRDGVGYRSAGSAYEDREPLPRRSFTMRSARSLNGSTSGPARILGDVFGNTLSRPASPDKFFQLEKQTRLDKRKGIACVICMEDTSPSKGADLKCGHRMCNACMKRNFEMSIRDPQHMPPRCCTKAHIPLKHVDKLFDDAFKRAWNRKFAEYSTGNRVYCPSKRCGEWIKPTSFYRGEDGRRVARCGRCNTKVCPKCSSKWHSSLECPRDEETNKFLDQAKEEGWKRCYKCKSMVELKEGCNHMTCRCGAEFCMLCGTKWKGCSCPWFNYENGSNPWRNNALDDLNIPTEDLRKILRNNRPSSMEDLRTYSRPTTSMPVRQRPQNYEDEMLLRRFQEQRNGNSSKKMQHEDEYDHEYDDEREDEREYEREKDRGHGRDRHRDRKRDRTRKHGRDRERDRERERERERENPFAPISAPMTPDVEEDEMDYGFPSAKYHPAEDYRRTSMPALSTTAPMAQPPQPYAGYVSEVNRARGPQRSDSMEQRLADRLSENRSGRRSTGPSPPAPVMRPHVIHQRDAATDIGIGMAMGAMGRGAMPPPSAYAPMPAMPPPGMMRPNPFGGDAYYDNAYTTAPKSVHDPYYYGGMDAAEPELPDPRRRSRRSGEERERPKSSTLAGLTGYGRGAHRVSEWRNFVVPGFPNEAE encoded by the exons ATGAGGCTGAATTCAGGCCAAGATACTggtgctgccaccgccaagTCTGGACGGCGCAAGCTCAGACCAGGCGAGCCCAGTGAATGGAGCCAGAGGCCCGACGatgcagctcctccacctcaCACTCGTGGCTCGGTCCAAATCCAGAGACGACTGGATCCAACGCAGGCACTGTCAAAACCACAATTGACGACACGCAGGCGAGAGCACACCAGCTCAAAAGCCGTAGATGCTTCTGCGCCCGGTCCGCCGCCCGCgacttctgctgctgccgttgctgccgccgttgctgcAGGTGGCCGCTCAAACGCCGCTCCATGGCAGCCGGGCCTAGCCAGAGTCGCTTCAGAAACTTACCGTCGACCAAGCACGCTGCACATGGATTCGTAcgatggagaggatgagTCTGCCAACGAGCAACAGCCTCCGCGCCGTACGAGGAGAAACTCTTCTCCCAACTATCCTCGACGCCGACTCATGCCGGGAGCGTACTCTGAGGCCTCGACACACAGGTCACCCAGCGTCTCATCCTATGgcggcaatgaagatgatggcctggaggtggaggaagtACTACCTGACGCAGCGTCTCGTCATAGCAGACGGCGTGTGCCAAGCCATGACGACTATGTTGATTCCTCGCTTGACAAAGACCGCTTCCGAAAAAGATTTACGCCGCAGCGGTATTATTCCGACAACGAGCAAGACTCTGATTCCCCGCTATCGGACAGTGAAGCGGCCTCTTCACATACGCGAGAGTCCTCCAGAGTGCGTGAGAGGAGCGAGTCGCGCCACAAGGCCCAGCGTTATCAATTGACACATGCAATTGAAGGCTCGCGGCCAGAAGGCTCGCGCCCACCTCCAATGTCAAGGAAAAG CTCCAATAACAAATTGGCCAGGCGTGCTACATCGACAGGGCGAGATGGCGTAGGTTACCGGTCGGCAGGGTCGGCATACGAGGATCGAGAACCTCTTCCTCGAAGGTCATTCACCATGCGATCGGCGCGCAGTCTTAATGGCTCGACGTCAGGGCCAGCCCGCATCTTGGGAGATGTTTTCGGCAACACCCTCTCTAGGCCTGCATCGCCAGACAAATTCTTCCAACTCGAAAAACAAACCAGGTTGGACAAACGAAAAGG TATCGCATGCGTCATCTGTATGGAAGATACCTCACCATCAAAAGGGGCAGATCTCAAATGCGGTCATCGAATGTGCAATGCGTGCATGAAACGTAATTTTGAAATGTCGATTCGTGATCCACAGCACATGCCTCCGCGCTGCTGCACAAAGGCTCACATTCCTCTCAAGCATGTTGATAAGTTGTTCGATGATGCTTTCAAGAGGGCATGGAACCGCAAGTTCGCCGAGTATTCGACAGGCAACCGAGTCTACTGTCCCTCAAAACGATGCGGCGAATGGATCAAACCCACCAGCTTTTACCGAGGCGAAGATGGTAGAAGGGTCGCTCGATGTGGTCGCTGCAATACCAAAGTTTGTCCAAAATGCAGTTCGAAGTGGCATAGTTCCCTTGAGTGCCCTCGTGACGAAGAGACGAACAAATTCCTTGatcaagccaaagaagaaggctggaaGAGATGCTACAAGTGCAAATCCATGGTGGAACTCAAAGAAGGGTGCAACCATATGACCTG TCGATGCGGAGCCGAATTCTGTATGCTATGCGGCACCAAATGGAAGGGATGTAGCTGCCCATGGTTCAATTACGAAAATGGAAGCAATCCATGGCGAAATAACGCACTGGATGATTTGAATATCCCTACAGAAGATTTACGAAAGATTCTTCGAAACAATAGGCCAAGTTCTATGGAAGACTTGCGAACGTATTCGAGACCCACTACTTCGATGCCTGTACGGCAAAGGCCTCAAAACTATGAAGACGAGATGCTTCTTCGCCGATTCCAAGAGCAGCGCAATGGAAATTCATCAAAGAAGATGCAGCATGAAGACGAATATGACCATGAGTATGATGATGAGCGCGAGGATGAGCGCGAATATGAACGCGAAAAAGACCGCGGTCATGGCCGCGATCGCCATCGAGACCGAAAACGTGACCGAACCCGAAAACATGGTCGAGATCGCGAACGAGATCGCGAGCGTGAACGAGAGCGTGAGCGCGAGAATCCTTTCGCTCCAATCTCTGCTCCTATGACACCAGATGTAGAGGAGGATGAAATGGACTATGGGTTCCCTAGCGCCAAGTACCATCCGGCTGAGGATTACAGACGAACAAGCATGCCAGCCCTATCTACGACTGCTCCAATGGcccagccgccgcagccttaCGCTGGCTATGTTTCCGAAGTCAATCGGGCGAGGGGTCCGCAGCGCAGTGACTCTATGGAGCAGCGCCTGGCTGATCGGTTGTCGGAGAACCGCTCAGGACGCCGATCGACAGggccttctcctccagcgcctgtCATGCGACCTCATGTTATACATCAAAGGGACGCTGCTACAGATATAGGTATAGGCATGGCGATGGGTGCGATGGGTAGGGGTGCTATGCCGCCACCATCGGCTTATGCCCCAATGCCAGCGATGCCTCCTCCAGGAATGATGAGGCCGAATCCCTTTGGAGGGGATGCGTACTACGACAATGCGTATACAACAGCACCAAAGTCTGTACACGATCCGTACTACTATGGAGGCATGGACGCTGCCGAGCCTGAGCTCCCCGATCCCCGCCGCAGGTCACGGCGTAGTGGTGAAGAGCGTGAGAGACCCAAGTCATCAACTCTGGCAGGATTGACTGGATATGGACGGGGCGCTCACCGTGTGTCCGAGTGGAGGAACTTTGTTGTGCCGGGCTTTCCTAATGAGGCAGAGTGA